In Methylobacterium aquaticum, the following are encoded in one genomic region:
- the folB gene encoding dihydroneopterin aldolase gives MLDRILIHRLAVFARHGVLPEEEALGQRFYLSLEARLDLGEAGRSDDIAGTVSYADLAALAHRIATERRFRLIEALAETIATEALDAFPMLQALTVRVDKPSAPVPLVLDGVAVEITRTRRD, from the coding sequence ATGTTGGACCGCATCCTGATCCACCGCCTCGCGGTCTTCGCCCGCCACGGCGTGCTGCCGGAGGAGGAGGCGCTGGGCCAGCGCTTCTACCTCTCGCTCGAAGCCCGGCTCGATCTCGGGGAGGCCGGCCGCAGCGACGACATCGCCGGCACGGTGAGCTACGCCGACCTCGCGGCCCTCGCCCACCGCATCGCCACCGAGAGGCGCTTCCGGCTGATCGAGGCCCTGGCCGAGACCATCGCCACGGAGGCACTCGACGCCTTCCCGATGCTCCAGGCCCTCACCGTGCGGGTCGACAAGCCGAGCGCGCCGGTGCCGCTGGTGCTCGACGGCGTCGCGGTCGAGATCACGAGGACGCGCCGTGACTGA
- a CDS encoding c-type cytochrome, methanol metabolism-related — MISREKRPLRHLSKVVLRPLAAGLALATVGMVAVHAEDAKKADATPDPALANQLNPADKAELDEKLLAKDAAVKVEDGKYTDAAGAPTFHITNNGKKVDWYTYSGYRRYHAECHVCHGPDGMGSTYAPALKDSLKTLSYEEFVGIVVGGKQDVNSSTQKVMPAFGDNKNVTCYMDDLYVYLKARASGALGRVRPGDKEEKPEAARKQEKECLGG; from the coding sequence ATGATATCCAGGGAGAAGCGTCCTTTGCGTCACCTCAGCAAAGTTGTCCTGCGGCCGCTCGCGGCCGGCCTCGCCCTAGCAACCGTCGGGATGGTTGCCGTACATGCTGAGGATGCCAAGAAGGCCGACGCGACACCGGATCCGGCGCTGGCCAACCAGCTCAATCCCGCCGACAAGGCCGAACTCGACGAGAAGCTGCTCGCCAAGGACGCCGCCGTGAAGGTGGAAGACGGCAAGTACACCGACGCCGCCGGCGCCCCGACCTTCCACATCACCAATAACGGCAAGAAGGTCGACTGGTACACCTATTCGGGTTATCGCCGCTATCACGCCGAGTGCCACGTCTGCCACGGTCCGGACGGCATGGGCTCGACCTACGCCCCGGCGCTGAAGGATTCGCTGAAAACCCTCTCCTACGAGGAGTTCGTCGGCATTGTCGTCGGCGGCAAGCAGGACGTGAACTCGTCGACCCAGAAGGTCATGCCGGCCTTCGGCGACAACAAGAACGTCACCTGCTACATGGACGACCTCTACGTCTACCTGAAGGCGCGGGCCTCCGGTGCGCTCGGCCGGGTGCGTCCGGGCGACAAGGAAGAGAAGCCGGAAGCGGCGCGCAAGCAGGAGAAGGAGTGCCTGGGCGGTTGA
- the pqqB gene encoding pyrroloquinoline quinone biosynthesis protein PqqB gives MHAIVLGSGAGGGVPQWNCRCPICAMARAGDRRVLPRTQSSLAVSADGDSWLLVNASPDIRQQLFDTPALHPREGLRHSPIQAVLLTNGDVDHVAGLLTLREGQPFRLHATRGILDSIGANRVFDVMAQGVVERTEIALDQPFSPVPGLTVTLFPVPGKVPLWLEDGTPEIGAETETTVGAMIEAGGKRLAYVPGCARVTDGLKDRISGVDALLFDGTVLADDDMIRAGVGTKTGWRMGHVPMTGEGGSVAALAAVQVGQKVFVHINNTNPVLVEGSEERRGVEAAGWVVAHDGLTLRV, from the coding sequence ATGCACGCCATCGTTCTGGGGTCCGGGGCGGGCGGAGGCGTGCCGCAGTGGAACTGCCGCTGCCCGATCTGCGCCATGGCCCGGGCGGGCGACCGCCGGGTCCTGCCCCGCACCCAGTCGAGCCTCGCCGTCTCCGCCGACGGCGATTCCTGGCTCCTGGTGAACGCCTCACCCGACATCCGCCAGCAGCTATTCGACACACCGGCCCTGCATCCGCGCGAGGGCCTGCGCCACTCGCCGATCCAGGCGGTGCTGCTGACGAACGGCGACGTCGACCACGTCGCGGGCCTGCTGACGCTTCGCGAGGGCCAGCCCTTCCGCCTCCACGCCACGCGCGGCATCCTCGACTCGATCGGGGCCAACCGCGTCTTCGACGTGATGGCACAGGGCGTGGTGGAGCGCACCGAGATCGCCCTCGACCAACCCTTCTCGCCGGTGCCGGGCCTCACCGTCACCTTGTTTCCGGTGCCCGGCAAGGTGCCGCTCTGGCTCGAGGACGGCACGCCGGAGATCGGCGCCGAGACCGAGACCACGGTGGGCGCGATGATCGAGGCCGGGGGGAAGCGCCTCGCCTACGTACCGGGCTGCGCCCGCGTCACGGACGGGCTGAAGGACAGGATTTCCGGGGTCGACGCGCTGTTGTTCGACGGCACGGTGCTGGCCGACGACGACATGATCCGCGCCGGCGTCGGCACCAAGACCGGCTGGCGCATGGGCCACGTGCCGATGACCGGAGAGGGCGGCTCGGTGGCGGCCCTCGCCGCGGTGCAGGTCGGCCAAAAAGTCTTCGTCCACATCAACAACACCAATCCGGTGCTGGTCGAGGGCTCGGAGGAGCGCCGCGGCGTCGAGGCGGCGGGGTGGGTCGTGGCCCATGACGGGCTGACGTTGCGGGTGTGA
- the folP gene encoding dihydropteroate synthase, with the protein MGILNVTPDSFSDGGRFQDLDAARDQATRLVEEGAALLDIGGESTRPGHQPVPAEEEQARVLPAIRALGPALPVPISIDTYKASTADVALKAGARIVNDVWGLQREPEIARVAAHHGAPVVVMHNRETVDPGLDIVDEMRAFFERSLDIARRAGIPDRDIVLDPGIGFGKSWEQHLEALRRLPELRALGFPLLVGVSRKSVLGRIHNAATAPADRLFGSIAAHVAAASLGADIVRVHDVRPHVEACQVVDAIMRPASRAGA; encoded by the coding sequence ATGGGCATCCTGAACGTCACCCCGGATTCGTTCTCCGATGGCGGCCGCTTCCAGGATCTCGACGCGGCGCGCGACCAAGCCACGCGCCTGGTCGAGGAAGGCGCCGCCCTCCTCGACATCGGCGGCGAATCGACGAGGCCGGGCCACCAGCCGGTACCGGCCGAGGAAGAGCAGGCCCGGGTGCTGCCGGCGATCCGGGCGCTCGGCCCCGCCCTCCCCGTCCCGATCTCGATCGACACCTACAAGGCCTCCACCGCCGACGTGGCGTTGAAGGCCGGCGCCCGCATCGTCAACGACGTCTGGGGCCTGCAGCGCGAGCCGGAGATCGCCCGGGTCGCGGCCCATCACGGCGCGCCGGTGGTGGTGATGCACAACCGCGAGACCGTCGATCCGGGCCTCGACATCGTCGACGAGATGCGGGCCTTCTTCGAGCGCTCGCTCGACATCGCCCGCCGGGCCGGCATCCCGGACCGCGACATCGTGCTCGATCCCGGCATCGGCTTCGGCAAGAGCTGGGAGCAGCATCTGGAGGCCCTGCGGCGCCTGCCCGAGCTGCGGGCGCTCGGCTTCCCGCTCCTCGTCGGGGTGTCGCGCAAATCGGTGCTCGGGCGCATCCACAACGCCGCCACCGCGCCGGCAGATCGGCTGTTCGGCTCGATCGCCGCCCATGTCGCCGCCGCGTCGCTCGGGGCCGACATCGTGCGGGTCCACGACGTGCGCCCGCATGTCGAGGCCTGCCAGGTGGTCGACGCGATCATGCGTCCCGCCTCCCGCGCCGGAGCCTGA
- a CDS encoding response regulator transcription factor, which translates to MTNVLIVEDDGDIRAMLARGLSAEGFGVDLAGGVDEALSAARERVPEAVLLDNMLPDGSGHDVCRSLREGGYPGAILFLSAKDEVGDRVDGLAVGADDYIVKPFVFDELLARLRVHLQRRRASGEARTLVSAGRLSLDLATRQVRFGEVTARLTQREAELLAILMEQASRPVTRGDIFDKLWASQGGLSLNVVDVYVGYLRTKLAEIARAGGPSLVTVRGRGFMLDLHEAGFRQ; encoded by the coding sequence ATGACCAACGTTCTCATCGTGGAGGATGACGGCGACATCCGTGCCATGCTGGCGCGCGGCCTCTCCGCCGAGGGCTTCGGCGTCGACCTCGCGGGCGGCGTCGACGAGGCGCTGTCGGCGGCCCGCGAGCGGGTGCCCGAGGCGGTGCTGCTCGACAACATGCTGCCGGACGGCTCGGGCCACGACGTCTGCCGCTCGTTGCGGGAGGGCGGCTATCCGGGGGCGATCCTTTTCCTGAGCGCCAAGGACGAGGTCGGCGACCGGGTCGACGGCCTGGCGGTCGGGGCCGACGACTACATCGTCAAGCCGTTCGTGTTCGACGAGCTGCTGGCCCGCCTGCGCGTCCACCTGCAGCGCCGCCGGGCGAGCGGCGAGGCCCGCACCCTGGTCAGCGCCGGGCGGCTCTCCCTCGATCTCGCGACGCGCCAGGTCCGCTTCGGCGAGGTCACAGCCCGCCTGACCCAGCGGGAGGCCGAGCTGCTGGCGATCCTGATGGAGCAGGCGAGCCGCCCGGTGACGCGGGGCGACATCTTCGACAAGCTGTGGGCCAGCCAGGGCGGTCTCTCCCTCAACGTGGTCGACGTCTATGTCGGCTACCTGCGCACCAAGCTCGCCGAGATCGCCCGTGCCGGCGGCCCGAGCCTCGTCACCGTGCGCGGCCGCGGCTTCATGCTCGACCTGCACGAGGCCGGATTTCGTCAGTGA
- a CDS encoding cyclase family protein, producing MKRLIGWALVAGCLAQAAVADDLSLWSLYDQKLRSAKYIDLTHAFAPVQPVWPGFAGATFKPARAGRTLDGFAKEGDVFTYETHGFVATAYDLPTDQYGTQLDPPAHWNPRGATISDLPATYTLRPLAVIDISAKVARDEGYHLQVADIAAFEEKHGRIPAGAVVMVRSDWSKRWADGERFRQKPFPGVSLAALQFLHLKRKILFHGHEPLDTDTTPTLEGEAWLMHNNFAQAEGVANLDQVPEAGALIAIGFAKPLGGTGGYARYVAIAPAGWPHGVSVDAVPGAPLPQQPAPLRRDADGVMRPTAP from the coding sequence ATGAAGCGGCTCATCGGATGGGCACTGGTGGCGGGGTGCCTCGCGCAAGCGGCGGTTGCCGACGACCTCTCCCTGTGGTCGCTCTACGACCAGAAGCTCCGGTCCGCGAAATACATCGACCTGACCCATGCCTTCGCGCCGGTGCAGCCGGTCTGGCCGGGCTTTGCCGGCGCCACGTTCAAGCCGGCCCGGGCCGGCCGCACGCTCGACGGGTTCGCCAAGGAAGGCGACGTCTTCACCTACGAGACCCACGGTTTCGTCGCCACCGCCTACGACCTGCCGACCGACCAGTACGGCACCCAGCTCGACCCGCCGGCTCACTGGAACCCGCGCGGCGCGACGATCAGCGACCTGCCGGCGACCTACACCCTGCGGCCGCTGGCGGTGATCGACATCTCGGCCAAGGTCGCCCGCGACGAGGGCTATCACCTCCAGGTCGCCGACATCGCGGCCTTCGAAGAGAAGCACGGGCGCATCCCGGCCGGCGCCGTGGTGATGGTGCGCTCGGACTGGTCGAAGCGCTGGGCGGACGGAGAGCGGTTCCGGCAGAAGCCGTTCCCCGGCGTGAGCCTCGCGGCACTCCAGTTCCTGCATCTCAAGCGCAAGATCCTGTTCCACGGCCACGAGCCGCTGGACACCGACACGACGCCGACCCTCGAAGGCGAGGCCTGGCTGATGCACAACAACTTCGCGCAAGCCGAGGGGGTGGCGAACCTCGACCAGGTGCCGGAGGCCGGGGCGCTCATCGCCATCGGCTTCGCCAAGCCGCTCGGCGGCACCGGCGGCTATGCCCGCTACGTCGCCATCGCGCCGGCTGGCTGGCCGCACGGCGTCAGCGTCGACGCGGTGCCGGGTGCGCCGCTGCCGCAGCAGCCCGCGCCCCTGCGACGCGATGCCGACGGGGTGATGCGGCCGACGGCGCCGTGA
- the folK gene encoding 2-amino-4-hydroxy-6-hydroxymethyldihydropteridine diphosphokinase: protein MTDAYLGLGSNLGDKAAMLDAAIAALAATPGITVTARSRDYRTPPWGDTDQDWFLNAAIGIETTLSPHALLEACLSAETRLGRVRERRWGPRVIDIDVLHYAGATISDERLVLPHRFLRERAFVLVPLAEIAPDLVIGGETVEVALARLDRSGIEPVEREA, encoded by the coding sequence GTGACTGACGCCTATCTGGGACTGGGCAGCAATCTCGGCGACAAGGCCGCGATGCTCGATGCGGCGATCGCGGCGCTCGCCGCCACGCCCGGCATCACGGTGACGGCCCGCTCGCGCGACTACCGCACCCCGCCCTGGGGCGATACCGACCAGGACTGGTTCCTCAACGCCGCGATCGGCATCGAGACCACGCTCTCGCCCCACGCCCTGCTGGAGGCCTGCCTGTCCGCCGAGACCCGCCTCGGCCGGGTGCGGGAGCGCCGCTGGGGGCCGCGGGTGATCGACATCGACGTGCTGCATTACGCCGGCGCCACCATCTCCGACGAACGGCTGGTGCTGCCCCACCGCTTCCTGCGCGAGCGCGCCTTCGTGCTGGTGCCGCTCGCCGAGATCGCCCCGGACTTGGTGATCGGCGGGGAGACGGTGGAGGTGGCACTGGCGCGGCTCGACCGGAGCGGGATCGAGCCGGTGGAGAGGGAGGCCTGA
- the pqqE gene encoding pyrroloquinoline quinone biosynthesis protein PqqE, which yields MNAVTPTLPAPIGLLAELTHRCPLRCPYCSNPLELDRRSAELDTATWQRVLREAAALGVLHVHLSGGEPTARQDIVDITRTCAELGLYSNLITSGVAGALDKLDALYDVGLDHVQLSVQAVEAANAERIGGLKNAQPQKFAFAERVTALGLPLTLNAVIHRGNIAEVPALIDLAVRLGAKRLEVAHTQYYGWAYVNRAALMPAKADVDRSIRTVEEARERLKGQLVIDLVVPDYYAKYPKACAGGWGRRLMNVTPTGKVLPCHAAETIPGLEFWHVQDHSLAEIWAESPAFRAYRGTDWMKEPCRSCDRREKDWGGCRCQALALAGDAAATDPACSLSPLHGKVQALAVAESALETAPDYQYRTIGGAPRAAVPEGAPV from the coding sequence ATGAACGCCGTCACGCCCACTCTGCCGGCCCCGATCGGGCTCCTCGCGGAGCTGACGCATCGCTGCCCGCTGCGCTGCCCCTATTGCTCGAACCCGCTCGAACTCGACCGGCGCTCGGCCGAGCTCGACACGGCGACCTGGCAGCGGGTGCTCCGCGAGGCGGCGGCGCTGGGCGTGCTCCACGTCCACCTCTCCGGCGGCGAGCCCACGGCGCGGCAGGACATCGTCGACATCACCCGCACCTGCGCCGAGCTCGGCCTCTACTCGAACCTGATCACTTCCGGGGTGGCCGGCGCGCTGGACAAGCTCGACGCGCTCTACGACGTCGGCCTCGATCACGTGCAGCTCTCGGTCCAGGCGGTCGAGGCGGCGAATGCCGAGCGGATCGGCGGCCTCAAGAACGCGCAGCCGCAAAAGTTCGCCTTCGCCGAGCGGGTGACGGCGCTCGGCCTGCCGCTGACGCTGAACGCGGTGATCCACCGCGGCAACATCGCCGAGGTGCCGGCGCTGATCGATCTGGCGGTCCGCCTCGGCGCCAAGCGCCTGGAGGTGGCCCACACGCAATATTACGGCTGGGCCTACGTCAACCGCGCCGCCCTGATGCCGGCGAAGGCCGATGTCGACCGCTCGATCCGCACCGTCGAGGAGGCGCGCGAGCGGCTGAAGGGCCAGCTCGTCATCGACCTCGTCGTGCCGGATTACTATGCCAAGTATCCGAAGGCCTGCGCCGGCGGCTGGGGAAGACGGCTGATGAACGTCACGCCGACCGGCAAGGTTCTGCCCTGCCACGCCGCCGAGACGATTCCCGGCCTCGAGTTCTGGCACGTCCAGGACCATTCGCTGGCTGAGATCTGGGCGGAGTCGCCGGCCTTCCGGGCCTATCGCGGCACCGACTGGATGAAGGAGCCCTGCCGCTCCTGCGACCGGCGCGAGAAGGATTGGGGCGGCTGCCGCTGCCAGGCCCTGGCCCTGGCGGGCGACGCCGCCGCCACCGATCCGGCCTGCTCGCTCTCGCCCCTGCACGGCAAGGTCCAGGCCCTGGCGGTCGCCGAATCGGCGCTGGAGACCGCGCCCGATTACCAGTATCGCACCATCGGCGGCGCACCCCGCGCTGCCGTTCCCGAGGGAGCGCCCGTGTGA
- a CDS encoding quinoprotein dehydrogenase-associated SoxYZ-like carrier — MRVLPAFCVLAALAGPAAAQDERPETTWTELRPSVVGERLIRDGAGLVSLEAPKRAEDAAIVPVTLHITLPEGDARRVKSLTLVVDENPSPVVGTIRFAEGQRRFDLSTRIRVNSYSYVRAIAETEDGGLYMTKAYVKAAGGCSAPAVKDPAEAKAHLGEMRFRAFADRGEAQVQVRHPNYSGLQMDQVTRLYTPAWFVESLSVRQGETPLFSMTGGISISEDPTFRFSYHGNTEPVTVAAKDTEGRVFTRTFPAGNGT; from the coding sequence ATGAGAGTGTTGCCGGCTTTCTGCGTGTTGGCGGCTCTGGCCGGCCCGGCCGCGGCGCAGGACGAGCGGCCCGAGACCACCTGGACCGAGCTGCGCCCCAGCGTCGTGGGCGAGCGCCTGATCCGGGACGGGGCCGGGCTGGTGAGTCTCGAGGCGCCCAAGCGCGCCGAGGACGCCGCCATCGTCCCGGTAACGCTTCACATCACCCTGCCCGAAGGCGATGCCCGCCGGGTGAAGAGCCTGACCCTGGTGGTGGACGAGAATCCCTCGCCGGTGGTCGGCACGATCCGGTTCGCGGAGGGGCAGCGCCGCTTCGATCTCTCCACCCGCATCCGGGTGAATTCCTATTCCTACGTCCGCGCCATCGCCGAGACCGAGGATGGCGGCCTCTACATGACCAAGGCCTACGTGAAGGCGGCGGGCGGCTGCTCGGCGCCGGCGGTCAAGGATCCGGCCGAGGCCAAGGCCCATCTCGGCGAGATGCGCTTCCGCGCCTTCGCGGATCGTGGCGAGGCGCAGGTCCAGGTCCGCCACCCGAACTATTCCGGGTTGCAGATGGATCAGGTGACCCGGCTCTACACGCCGGCCTGGTTCGTCGAATCCCTGAGCGTGCGCCAGGGCGAGACGCCGCTCTTCTCGATGACCGGCGGCATCTCGATCAGCGAGGACCCGACCTTCCGCTTTTCCTACCACGGCAACACCGAGCCGGTGACGGTGGCGGCCAAGGACACCGAGGGGCGCGTCTTTACCCGGACCTTCCCCGCGGGCAACGGGACCTGA
- the pqqA gene encoding pyrroloquinoline quinone precursor peptide PqqA, with protein sequence MKWSLPVVAEICVGMEVTSYESAEIDPFN encoded by the coding sequence ATGAAGTGGTCGCTGCCCGTCGTCGCCGAGATCTGCGTCGGCATGGAAGTCACGTCCTACGAGTCCGCCGAGATCGATCCCTTCAACTAA
- a CDS encoding GGDEF domain-containing protein, whose amino-acid sequence MTLDLPTLFITSAVIDLVTSLYFLLAWLSQRGRRIYLWLAASSGCATFGCLMFMSRNAAPDWIAVWLASICFIQTFAFFLAAVRIVVRKPVRPWTLWVGAIVWTGACLVPPLYAAEQVRNAVSSVIITGYCVAMCLDFFRASGLGLRFGRLMAGAVLLLDAALSVWTIVFSLRNPGIVVPLFEPNRWSAIMLLVNLITYLIMLLAVTTLELDTEASMQRQAARTDSLTGLLNRRAFLEAASDRIVRDRQPAALLMLDIDHFKAINDGHGHAAGDAALRAFADEVARQMRDLNDRRGSGGAPPRRKDAAAVGRLGGEEFACLLPHGSRERAAASAEALRSAVARMRVEVEGATLSFTVSAGLAVAEAGADVDALLRQADRALYEAKHGGRDRVVVVEATARAA is encoded by the coding sequence ATGACGCTCGACCTGCCGACGCTGTTCATCACCTCGGCCGTCATCGACCTGGTGACGAGCCTGTACTTCCTGCTCGCCTGGTTGTCGCAGCGCGGTCGCCGGATCTATCTCTGGCTCGCAGCCTCGTCGGGATGCGCCACGTTCGGCTGCCTGATGTTCATGTCCCGGAACGCCGCGCCGGATTGGATCGCGGTCTGGCTGGCGTCCATCTGCTTCATCCAGACCTTCGCGTTCTTCCTCGCGGCCGTGCGCATCGTCGTCCGCAAGCCGGTGCGGCCCTGGACCCTGTGGGTCGGCGCGATCGTCTGGACCGGAGCCTGCCTCGTCCCGCCCCTCTACGCCGCCGAGCAGGTCCGCAACGCCGTGTCGTCGGTCATCATCACCGGCTACTGCGTCGCCATGTGCCTCGACTTCTTCCGGGCGAGCGGGCTCGGATTGCGCTTCGGCCGCCTGATGGCCGGCGCGGTGCTGCTCCTCGACGCCGCGTTGTCGGTCTGGACGATCGTCTTCTCGCTCCGCAACCCGGGGATCGTGGTGCCGCTGTTCGAGCCGAATCGCTGGAGCGCGATCATGCTCCTGGTGAACCTGATCACCTACCTGATCATGCTCCTGGCGGTGACGACGCTCGAACTCGACACCGAGGCATCGATGCAGCGGCAGGCGGCCCGGACCGACTCGCTGACCGGCCTCCTCAACCGTCGTGCCTTCCTGGAGGCGGCGTCGGACCGGATCGTCCGCGACCGGCAGCCGGCCGCCCTGCTGATGCTCGACATCGACCACTTCAAGGCGATCAACGACGGCCACGGCCATGCCGCCGGGGATGCGGCCCTGCGTGCCTTCGCCGACGAGGTCGCGCGCCAGATGCGCGACTTGAACGACAGGCGGGGCTCGGGTGGCGCGCCGCCGCGGCGGAAAGATGCCGCAGCGGTCGGGCGGCTCGGCGGCGAGGAATTCGCCTGCCTGCTGCCGCACGGCTCGCGCGAGCGGGCGGCGGCCTCAGCCGAAGCACTCCGGAGCGCGGTGGCGCGGATGAGGGTGGAGGTCGAGGGGGCGACCCTCTCGTTCACGGTCAGCGCCGGTCTCGCCGTCGCGGAGGCCGGCGCCGACGTCGATGCGCTGCTGCGGCAGGCCGACCGGGCCCTGTACGAGGCCAAGCATGGCGGGCGGGACCGGGTCGTCGTGGTCGAGGCGACGGCCCGGGCGGCGTAA
- the pqqA gene encoding pyrroloquinoline quinone precursor peptide PqqA, which produces MKWSMPVVAEVCVGMEVTSYESAEIDPFN; this is translated from the coding sequence ATGAAGTGGTCGATGCCCGTCGTCGCCGAAGTCTGCGTCGGCATGGAAGTCACGTCCTACGAGTCGGCCGAGATCGATCCCTTCAACTAA
- the xoxJ gene encoding rare earth element methanol dehydrogenase accessory protein XoxJ codes for MTRAPLTAIVLAAGLALAASAHAQNLPDLVTTDVLRVCADPGNMPFSERKGDGFENRIAEIVADELKVKLRYYWLTQGPGFVRNTLGTGLCDVIVGSAFGSELVQSTNPYYRSTYVLVSRHGSFDGLTGLDDPRLKGKPIGVIVGTPPVERMGAVGLVPTMKPYSPYQFDPARQYQTVTAEIVADVTSGKLDAAVLWGPAAGWLAKQAGGLDLVPLLREPDRPPLAYRIAMGVRHGENEWKRVLNNALRKRRAEIEAVLRDYAVPLLDEEESRLLPADAKP; via the coding sequence ATGACGCGGGCACCCCTCACGGCGATCGTCCTGGCGGCCGGCCTCGCGCTGGCCGCCTCGGCGCACGCGCAGAACCTCCCGGACCTCGTCACGACCGACGTGCTGCGCGTCTGCGCCGATCCCGGCAACATGCCGTTCTCGGAGCGCAAGGGTGACGGGTTCGAGAACCGCATCGCGGAGATCGTCGCCGACGAGCTGAAGGTGAAGCTGCGCTATTACTGGCTCACGCAGGGGCCGGGCTTCGTGCGCAACACGCTGGGCACCGGCCTGTGCGACGTCATCGTCGGCTCGGCCTTCGGCAGCGAGCTGGTGCAGAGCACCAACCCCTATTACCGCTCGACCTACGTGCTCGTGTCGCGCCACGGCAGCTTTGACGGCCTGACCGGCCTCGACGATCCGCGCCTGAAGGGGAAGCCGATCGGCGTGATCGTCGGCACGCCCCCGGTCGAGCGGATGGGAGCGGTCGGCCTGGTGCCGACCATGAAGCCCTATTCGCCCTACCAGTTCGACCCGGCGCGCCAATACCAGACCGTCACGGCCGAGATCGTCGCCGACGTGACCTCGGGCAAGCTCGACGCCGCCGTGCTCTGGGGACCCGCCGCCGGCTGGCTCGCCAAACAGGCCGGCGGCCTCGACCTCGTGCCGCTGCTGCGCGAGCCCGACCGGCCGCCGCTCGCCTACCGCATCGCCATGGGCGTGCGCCACGGCGAGAACGAGTGGAAGCGGGTTCTCAACAATGCTCTGCGCAAGCGCCGGGCCGAGATCGAGGCGGTGTTGCGCGACTACGCGGTTCCGCTCCTCGACGAGGAGGAGAGCCGGCTGCTGCCGGCGGACGCCAAGCCGTGA
- a CDS encoding VOC family protein, with protein sequence MRLGYVILYVPDVAASVAFYERAFGLVPRFVHESGQYAELETGGTALAFAEEVFVAQTCPGFRLNRRADAPSGFEVGLIAEDVAAAFARAVGAGALPVAEPVTKPWGQVVAYVRDGDGVLVELCSAMGG encoded by the coding sequence ATGCGGCTCGGCTATGTCATCCTGTACGTTCCCGACGTGGCGGCGAGCGTCGCGTTCTACGAGCGCGCCTTCGGGCTGGTGCCTCGCTTCGTCCACGAGAGCGGGCAATATGCCGAGCTGGAGACCGGCGGGACGGCCCTGGCCTTCGCCGAGGAGGTTTTCGTGGCCCAGACCTGCCCGGGTTTCCGCCTCAACCGCCGCGCCGACGCGCCCTCTGGCTTCGAGGTCGGCCTGATCGCCGAGGACGTCGCGGCGGCCTTCGCCCGGGCCGTCGGGGCGGGGGCGCTGCCGGTGGCCGAGCCGGTGACGAAGCCGTGGGGGCAGGTCGTCGCCTATGTGCGGGACGGCGATGGCGTGCTGGTGGAATTGTGCAGCGCCATGGGCGGGTGA